The Neofelis nebulosa isolate mNeoNeb1 chromosome X, mNeoNeb1.pri, whole genome shotgun sequence genome has a segment encoding these proteins:
- the RTL5 gene encoding retrotransposon Gag-like protein 5, producing the protein MSEAAGNLNSLRMANVALREELNALRGENANLGLQLGRALAEVNSLRGNVSSYIRWPVPVVPVLAEENFEFPLSEIDAVPEGELPFLCWPPPRAEPEYASDELLISVIQDCGTSDAPVDPPPLPIPPPPALPPPPSKEQPAQPPLPPLERPELEPFSGDPVYLAEFLMRLETFIADHEDHFPGGAERVAFLISFFTGEAKDWAISVTREGSPLRANFPRFLDEIRKEFCGPIPPSVAKKAIRKLKQGDCTLGSYADAFQFLAQFLSWDDCRLQNQFLKGLSEFFRKELLWSTEMADLDELILECVEIERKVRVPKPIPLPGVRNIFFPFAKDPNIDDSDEEEYYSDEDEEARRRKLYDREQRRHVRGIQQEAKEEEEKRKKEEEMRKKQLEEIKQKQEVEEEDDEDEEVDVGVEVNIFKRSEDEDENKGGEAGADGGQEPEQETEQEPEQEQESEDETQDDDLDELMEMEPTVAHASSQTTGYYHENFLDASPPIIQPSRRRNQNRVPLLEGLPGTNSPFYSSPPLIRRAGRLGQRQIRRRPPVLFRLTPRQGGHRAARGRIRV; encoded by the coding sequence ATGTCCGAGGCCGCAGGAAATCTAAACAGCCTGCGCATGGCGAACGTGGCCCTGCGAGAAGAATTAAATGCCCTTCGCGGGGAGAATGCCAACTTAGGCCTTCAGCTCGGAAGAGCCCTAGCCGAGGTTAATTCCTTGCGGGGCAACGTCTCGAGCTACATCCGCTGGCCAGTGCCGGTGGTGCCCGTCCTTGCCGAGGAGAACTTTGAGTTCCCGCTCAGCGAGATCGACGCAGTTCCCGAGGGAGAGCTGCCTTTCTTGTGCTGGCCTCCCCCTCGCGCGGAGCCCGAGTATGCCTCGGACGAACTGCTGATTAGCGTGATCCAGGATTGCGGTACCTCCGACGCGCCCGTCGACCCTCCCCCGCTGCCCATCCCGCCCCCGCCggcgctgcccccgcccccatcgAAGGAGCAGCCGGCACAGCCTCCTCTGCCGCCGCTGGAGCGGCCTGAGTTAGAGCCCTTCTCGGGCGACCCGGTCTATCTGGCCGAATTCCTGATGCGGCTAGAGACCTTCATAGCTGACCATGAGGATCATTTCCCCGGGGGCGCCGAGCGGGTGGCCTTTCTGATCTCCTTTTTCACTGGTGAAGCCAAGGACTGGGCCATCTCAGTCACCCGGGAAGGAAGCCCCCTGCGTGCCAACTTCCCACGCTTCCTGGATGAGATCCGTAAGGAATTCTGCGGGCCCATCCCCCCAAGTGTGGCTAAAAAGGCCATCCGCAAGCTCAAGCAGGGGGATTGTACTCTAGGCAGCTATGCGGATGCTTTTCAGTTCCTGGCCCAATTCTTGTCTTGGGATGACTGCCGCCTTCAAAACCAATTCCTTAAAGGCCTGTCAGAATTCTTCCGCAAGGAGCTCTTATGGTCAACCGAAATGGCCGACCTGGATGAGCTGATTCTCGAATGTGTGGAGATAGAAAGAAAAGTGCGTGTCCCCAAGCCAATCCCTCTCCCTGGGGTTCGCAACATCTTCTTCCCTTTTGCTAAGGACCCTAATATCGACGACAGTGATGAAGAAGAGTACTACAGTGACGAAGATGAAGAGGCACGCAGGCGCAAGCTTTACGACAGGGAACAGCGAAGGCACGTGAGAGGTATTCAGCAGGAGgcgaaggaggaggaggagaagaggaagaaggaggaagagatgaGGAAGAAGCAGCTGGAGGAGATAAAGCAGAAACAGGAAGTGGAGGAAGAGGACGATGAGGACGAGGAGGTGGATGTGGGTGTGGAGGTGAACATATTCAAGAGGAGCGAGGATGAAGATGAGAATaagggtggggaggcaggtgcagatgggggccaggagccagagcaggagacagagcaagagccaGAACAGGAGCAAGAGTCAGAGGATGAGACCCAAGATGATGACCTCGACGAGCTGATGGAGATGGAGCCGACCGTTGCCCACGCTTCATCCCAGACTACTGGCTACTATCATGAAAATTTCCTGGATGCATCGCCTCCCATCATACAGCCTAGCAGACGGAGGAACCAGAACCGAGTCCCGCTTCTGGAGGGCCTTCCGGGTACTAATTCACCGTTCTACAGTTCGCCGCCACTGATTCGCCGCGCAGGTCGCTTGGGGCAACGCCAGATTCGAAGACGTCCCCCGGTGCTATTCCGCCTCACTCCGAGACAGGGGGGCCACCGGGCGGCACGTGGCCGAATTCGCGTGTGA